A region of Candidatus Liberibacter africanus PTSAPSY DNA encodes the following proteins:
- a CDS encoding phosphoribosylaminoimidazolesuccinocarboxamide synthase — protein MRVISEAYIPELPNYYSGKVRENYFLSDGTRITIATDKLSAFDRNITCIPYKGEVLNKITQYWFHQTSDICKNHVLDYPDPNVLVGKQLQMFPIELVVRGYLAGNTKTSILTFYKNGKRKIYGHVLHDNMRDNQKLPYPIITPTTKSSGFTSSCDQPISPHEIIQKKILTQSQWETVSSYALSLFKRGCDLALKRGLLLVDSKYEFGIDEQKNIILADEIHTPDSSRYWEVENYEKSLKEGICPVGLDKDYIRNWILMRCNPYKENIPSIPENIILHTSQTYITAYEKITGLKFVANSSTLSPLERIRNNLHKYIKNSNR, from the coding sequence ATGAGAGTTATCTCTGAAGCTTATATTCCCGAATTACCAAATTACTATTCTGGCAAAGTTCGAGAAAACTATTTTTTAAGCGATGGGACTCGCATTACCATAGCAACAGATAAATTAAGTGCATTTGACAGAAATATCACCTGCATTCCATATAAGGGTGAAGTATTAAATAAAATAACGCAATACTGGTTTCATCAAACATCAGATATATGTAAAAATCATGTTTTAGATTATCCAGATCCTAATGTTTTAGTTGGAAAACAATTACAAATGTTCCCAATAGAATTAGTCGTACGTGGTTATCTAGCAGGCAATACCAAAACTTCTATTCTTACATTTTATAAAAATGGAAAACGCAAGATATATGGACATGTACTTCATGATAACATGCGCGATAATCAAAAATTGCCATATCCCATTATAACACCTACAACGAAATCCTCCGGCTTCACCTCCAGTTGTGACCAACCCATTTCCCCGCATGAGATTATTCAAAAAAAAATCCTAACCCAAAGCCAATGGGAAACAGTTTCTTCTTATGCTCTCTCTCTTTTTAAACGAGGATGCGACCTTGCATTAAAACGCGGCCTACTTCTCGTAGACAGTAAATATGAATTCGGGATAGATGAACAAAAAAATATCATTCTAGCCGACGAGATTCATACACCAGATTCTAGCCGCTATTGGGAAGTTGAAAACTATGAAAAATCCCTCAAAGAGGGAATTTGTCCCGTTGGATTAGATAAAGATTATATTCGCAACTGGATACTCATGCGTTGTAATCCTTACAAAGAGAATATTCCCTCCATTCCCGAGAACATCATCCTTCACACATCACAAACTTATATTACAGCATATGAAAAGATAACTGGATTAAAATTTGTTGCTAACAGCTCGACACTTTCCCCTTTAGAAAGAATTCGTAATAACCTACACAAATACATAAAAAACAGTAACCGCTAA